One window of Gavia stellata isolate bGavSte3 chromosome Z, bGavSte3.hap2, whole genome shotgun sequence genomic DNA carries:
- the ZNF367 gene encoding zinc finger protein 367 — protein sequence MAERLPPGPPVIFCQDSPKRVLVSVIKTTPIKPSLRGGGEEPAPAPPVPTSPGFSDFMVYPWRWGENAHNVTLSPGGAAAPSALPPPRGGVGRAPAGDEEEAGSPGGGGGRHLHLKDGIRRGRPRADTVRDLINEGEHSSSRIRCNICNRVFPREKSLQAHKRTHTGERPYLCDYPDCGKAFVQSGQLKTHQRLHTGEKPFVCSENGCLSRFTHANRHCPKHPYARLKREELTDRLSKKQTADNKAVAEWLAKYWETREQRAPALKTKTIQKTDQEQQDPMEYLQSDEEDDEEKNSAHSAARRRRLQEQRERMHGALALIELANLAVAPLRQ from the exons ATGGCGGAGCGGCTGCCGCCGGGCCCCCCAGTAATTTTTTGCCAGGACTCCCCGAAGCGCGTCCTGGTTTCCGTTATCAAAACCACCCCGATCAAACCCTCCTTGCGGGGGGGCGGCGAGGAGccggcgcccgccccgcccgtcCCCACCAGCCCCGGCTTCAGCGACTTCATGGTCTACCCCTGGCGCTGGGGCGAGAACGCCCACAACGTGACCCTCAGccccggcggcgccgccgccccctcggccctcccgccgccccgcgggggaGTGGGCAGAGCCCCCGCCGGGGACGAGGAGGAGGCGGGgagcccgggcggcggcggcggcaggcaCCTGCACCTGAAG GATGGGATAAGGCGTGGCCGGCCCAGAGCAGACACCGTCCGTGACCTGATCAATGAAGGGGAGCACTCTTCCAGCAGAATACGTTGCAATATCTGCAACAGGGTCTTTCCGCGAGAGAAATCGCTGCAGGCCCACAAACGAACTCATACTG gtgaAAGGCCTTATTTGTGTGACTACCCAGATTGCGGGAAAGCCTTTGTTCAGAGTGGGCAGCTCAAAACTCACCAGCGTCTCCACACAGGGGAGAAACCTTTCGTCTGCTCAGAGAATG GCTGTTTAAGCAGATTCACGCATGCAAACCGTCATTGCCCCAAACATCCGTATGCCCGACTGAAGAGGGAAGAGCTCACAGACAGGCTGAGTAAGAAGCAGACGGCTGACAATAAAGCTGTGGCTGAGTGGCTAGCAAA GTACTGGGAGACCAGAGAACAGCGTGCTCCTGCTTTGAAAACTAAAACAATCCAGAAAACGGATCAGGAACAGCAGGACCCAATGGAGTATCTTCAATCTGATGAAGAGGAtgatgaagagaaaaacagcGCTCATTCAGCtgctcgccgccgccgcctccagGAACAGCGTGAACGCATGCATGGTGCGCTGGCTCTCATTGAGCTTGCAAACCTAGCTGTGGCACCGCTGCGACAGTAG